From Glycine soja cultivar W05 chromosome 4, ASM419377v2, whole genome shotgun sequence, the proteins below share one genomic window:
- the LOC114410536 gene encoding uncharacterized protein LOC114410536, which produces MGVEKGNKLEGLLEAQIFKALEDLMNEDQCMYDTIMFEEVDTDDQNEQECGVNEPEVDYSDEFNTSQVFDSRDDVLQWAQSVAYENGLVAVIIRYRVPRLDFVGVTPTGMTFAAGFAYLEGEHLNNVVWALERFHINENVKAKCKSLIGQKNAWEYVMDAWGSLVDCLLEQQFDECLKKFEMACSPWPMFVDYVNETWIISHKEKFVIAWTNKDFIDNIVDVKPDGNYGYRSVAELLGMGEDSWSLVHNHLLKELGKFSYDYIKLFDGTDRFEELRMSLLVDELTKTISTNLE; this is translated from the exons ATGGGTGTTGAGAAAGGCAACAAATTGGAAGGCTTGTTAGAGGCGCAGATCTTTAAGGCACTTGAAGATTTG ATGAACGAAGATCAATGCATGTATGACACTATAATGTTTGAAGAAGTTGATACGGATGATCAAAATGAacaagaatgtggtgtgaatgaaccaGAAGTTGATTATTCGGATGagttcaatacttctcag GTGTTTGACagtcgagatgatgttttgcagtggGCTCAATCCGTTGCTTATGAAAATGGACTTGTGGCGGTCATTATAAG gtacagaGTCCCACGGCttgattttgttggggtgacaccaacAGGGATGACATTCGCTGCTGGTTTTGCATATCTAGAGGGTGAACATCTTAATAATGTGGTATGGGCTTTAGAACG cttTCACATAAACGAGAATGTCAAGGCCAAATGTAAATCATTAATTGGTCAAAAAAATGCTTGGGAGTATGTCATGGATGCTTGGGGAAGTCTGGTTGATTGTCTTTTGGAGCAGCAGTTCGATGAATGCCTGAAGAAGTTTGAAATGGCTTGTTcaccttggccaatgtttgttgactatgtcaacgAAACATGGATAATctcacacaaggaaaaatttgttattgCCTGGacaaataag GATTTCATTGACAACATTGTGGATGTCAAACCTGACGGAAACTATGGATATCGGTCAGTTGCCGaattattaggtatgggtgaagactCTTGGTCGTTGGTTCACAACCatctgcttaaagaacttggcaaatTCTCAtatgactatatcaaactcttcGATGGCACGGACAGATTTGAAGAATTAAGGATGTCACTACTTGTTGATGAGTTAACcaag
- the LOC114409309 gene encoding FCS-Like Zinc finger 5-like → MLLGKRPRPPIMKRTTSMSEITFDLNTTLDDDPNNPVKGPGGNQNRVWAMVSPRNHSEDTTPDFLRVCFLCKRRLVPARDIFMYKGDSAFCSSECREQLMKQDERKDKYRVGSKKQVAEKPNSGSQVNKGETVVAL, encoded by the exons atgTTGTTAGGGAAGAGACCTCGTCCTCCAATTATGAAGAGAACAACAAGCATGTCCGAAATAACCTTCGATCTGAACACGACCTTGGACGATGATCCGAACAATCCCGTGAAGGGACCAGGAGGAAATCAGAACAGGGTTTGGGCCATGGTTTCACCCAGAAACCATTCCGAGGATACTACCCCTGACTTCTTGCGCGTTTGCTTTCTCTGCAAACGCCGTTTAGTACCCGCCCGAGACATCTTCATGtacaa AGGTGATAGTGCTTTCTGTAGTTCAGAATGCCGTGAACAGCTGATGAAGCAGGATGAGAGAAAAGATAAGTATCGTGTGGGATCAAAGAAACAAGTTGCGGAAAAGCCTAATTCTGGGTCTCAAGTTAACAAAGGCGAAACCGTGGTTGCCTTGTAA
- the LOC114410537 gene encoding DNA-binding protein HEXBP-like, giving the protein MTVAEYAARFENLVRIFDEDQREKAAFYMNANASHGKEKKPVTHSRAKPYSASPGKYGNHSGGQRTSGGIQPVGGSSQPINRVSPPAGRGSGGSGAPAIVTTPLRCGKCGRLGHIARECTDREVTCFNCEGKGHLSTNCPYPRREKRSGSLNNHSG; this is encoded by the exons ATGACGGTGGCAGAGTATGCGGCGAGGTTTGAGAACCTTGTAAG AATCTTTGATGAAGATCAGCGAGAGAAGGCTGCTTTTTACATGAATGCCAATGCTAGTCATGGGAAAGAGAAGAAGCCTGTGACTCACAGTCGTGCTAAGCCATATTCTGCCTCTCCCGGGAAATATGGAAACCATTCTGGAGGACAGAGGACTAGTGGAGGAATTCAACCAGTTGGTGGGAGTTCTCAACCAATTAACAGGGTGTCTCCGCCTGCGGGTAGAGGTAGTGGTGGTAGTGGTGCTCCTGCTATTGTTACTACACCACTCAGGTGTGGGAAGTGTGGTCGGCTTGGGCATATTGCTCGTGAGTGCACAGATAGAGAGGTGACTTGCTTTAACTGCGAAGGTAAGGGCCACCTCAGTACCAATTGCCCATATCCGAGGAGGGAGAAGAGGAGTGGAAGTCTGAATAATCATAGTGGATGA